A region from the Desulfovibrio sp. genome encodes:
- a CDS encoding FAD-dependent oxidoreductase, which yields MRCVVAGSGITGLTAALLLARQGHDVAVVEAGAHVAPLLRGFWREGLYFDTGFHCGGGLHAGGVLRRWLRALGVEKHLRQITTSRTEVFHFADGKVFQLPAGHGAVTEAVERQFPGAEPVMEAFLHHMDAELGHSPYLNPAVRAEPSFALHSAGSVAQYAASAGFPPHLRAMLGTRCLLYGVRPEESSLEEYSLVAGPYFQSSGSWQGGGLALVEALLAGLGEHGVTVRCNAAVTGIDADKSAGVRGVVLGDDSRLACERCFFTGHPSQLEGLIPKGLMRPAYLHRINELPETRSAMLLFAETRDCLNENESIYLLPEPSAEELFQGVESAHPSVYLFCDRPQPDGRKAVMAVALMDDKDLPNGDPHPRPQSYVAWKRESTARLQAYIEQRLPELAGRWRILDAASPLTMRRWVHGATGSLYGVQHHLGAMPMLPVTRLPGLFLAGQNILLPGVLGGMISAALAVGFSFGHDNVLKEFRECAESE from the coding sequence ATGCGCTGCGTGGTCGCAGGCAGCGGCATTACCGGCCTGACTGCCGCCTTGCTGCTGGCGCGTCAGGGGCACGATGTTGCCGTGGTGGAAGCGGGCGCGCATGTTGCCCCATTGCTGCGTGGTTTCTGGCGCGAGGGCCTGTATTTTGATACTGGCTTTCACTGCGGCGGTGGTCTGCATGCCGGGGGTGTTTTGCGCCGTTGGCTGCGGGCGCTGGGCGTAGAAAAGCATTTGCGGCAGATCACGACCAGCCGCACGGAGGTCTTCCACTTTGCCGATGGCAAGGTCTTTCAGCTCCCGGCAGGGCATGGAGCGGTAACAGAAGCAGTTGAACGGCAATTCCCCGGCGCAGAGCCAGTCATGGAGGCTTTTCTGCACCATATGGATGCGGAGCTGGGCCACTCCCCCTACCTGAATCCCGCTGTGCGGGCAGAGCCGTCTTTTGCGCTCCACAGCGCGGGCAGCGTGGCGCAGTATGCTGCATCTGCGGGCTTTCCTCCTCACTTGCGGGCCATGCTCGGTACCCGGTGCCTTTTGTATGGCGTGCGGCCCGAAGAATCCTCGCTTGAAGAATATTCCCTTGTGGCAGGGCCGTATTTTCAGTCCAGCGGTTCGTGGCAGGGCGGTGGGCTGGCTCTGGTTGAGGCGCTTCTTGCGGGTCTCGGCGAGCATGGGGTCACTGTGCGTTGCAACGCCGCTGTTACAGGTATCGATGCGGACAAGAGCGCGGGAGTGCGCGGCGTGGTGTTAGGTGACGATTCCCGCCTTGCCTGCGAGCGCTGTTTCTTTACCGGGCATCCCTCGCAGCTTGAGGGGCTGATCCCCAAGGGCCTCATGCGTCCGGCCTACCTGCACCGCATAAATGAGCTGCCGGAAACGCGTTCCGCCATGCTGCTGTTTGCAGAAACACGCGACTGTCTGAATGAAAACGAAAGCATCTATCTGCTGCCGGAGCCTTCTGCGGAAGAACTGTTCCAGGGTGTGGAAAGCGCGCACCCCAGTGTATACCTCTTTTGCGACAGGCCGCAGCCAGATGGCAGAAAGGCTGTGATGGCCGTGGCGCTCATGGATGACAAGGATTTGCCCAACGGCGATCCGCATCCGCGCCCCCAAAGCTATGTGGCGTGGAAGCGTGAGTCCACTGCCCGATTGCAGGCCTACATTGAACAGCGTCTGCCGGAGCTTGCAGGGCGCTGGCGCATCCTGGATGCGGCAAGCCCGCTGACCATGAGGCGCTGGGTTCACGGCGCTACTGGCAGCCTTTATGGTGTGCAGCACCACCTTGGCGCTATGCCCATGCTGCCTGTCACACGCCTGCCGGGGCTGTTTCTGGCCGGGCAGAACATCCTGCTGCCCGGTGTGCTGGGCGGCATGATCAGCGCTGCCCTGGCCGTGGGATTTTCCTTCGGTCACGATAACGTTCTCAAGGAGTTCAGGGAATGCGCGGAAAGCGAGTAG
- a CDS encoding beta-ketoacyl-[acyl-carrier-protein] synthase family protein has protein sequence MRGKRVVVTGMGAVSPFGEGVAAMYEGVRDNRCALSPLPAYKLEGLSCRVAGLVPPLQEKRIPRELRRSMSPMSIFACLAAWEALANAGLGNRPEQRMGVAVGSTVGSPTMLHEFFEMFLREHSVESMRSTVFFKVMSHTVAANVALACGCAGRTLAPAAACASGLMGLCLGYEAIAAGREEMMLCGGADEFHLLTSATFDRLGAASHTEDPDCASRPFDAERTGIVCGEGAGILLLESLESAQARNAPILAEIRGAAISSSPGSIAQPDAAAIADCMRRTLEDADVQPLDVAYVNAHATATEFGDIAEGQAIEAVFGSATPVSSFKGHLGHTMAASGALESILCIEMLQSSTYFPTRGLRNPDARCGNLNHMYGQLHKPSGLVVKNSFALGGCNCTIIFDRLSENSINVGKE, from the coding sequence ATGCGCGGAAAGCGAGTAGTCGTAACGGGCATGGGCGCGGTTTCGCCATTCGGCGAGGGCGTGGCCGCCATGTACGAAGGTGTGCGTGATAACCGTTGCGCGCTGTCCCCTTTGCCAGCCTACAAGCTTGAAGGCTTGTCGTGCCGTGTGGCCGGGCTGGTGCCTCCATTGCAGGAAAAGCGCATTCCACGGGAATTGCGGCGTTCCATGTCCCCCATGTCCATTTTTGCCTGCCTCGCTGCCTGGGAGGCTCTGGCCAATGCCGGGCTGGGTAATCGGCCAGAGCAGCGCATGGGCGTAGCAGTTGGTTCAACTGTTGGCAGCCCCACCATGCTGCACGAATTTTTTGAAATGTTTCTGCGCGAGCACAGTGTGGAGAGCATGCGCAGTACCGTTTTTTTCAAGGTCATGAGCCATACGGTTGCCGCCAATGTGGCCCTGGCCTGCGGATGCGCAGGCCGCACGCTTGCGCCTGCTGCCGCCTGTGCCTCTGGCCTCATGGGCCTGTGCCTCGGATACGAGGCCATCGCGGCAGGACGGGAAGAAATGATGCTCTGCGGCGGCGCGGATGAATTCCACCTTTTAACCTCCGCAACATTCGACCGCCTTGGCGCAGCATCCCATACAGAAGACCCGGATTGCGCCTCGCGTCCCTTTGATGCGGAACGCACAGGCATTGTTTGCGGCGAAGGTGCGGGCATCCTGCTGCTGGAGAGTCTGGAAAGCGCTCAGGCCCGCAATGCGCCCATACTGGCGGAAATACGCGGTGCGGCCATATCTTCATCGCCCGGCAGCATCGCTCAGCCCGATGCTGCTGCCATTGCCGACTGCATGCGCAGAACGTTGGAAGATGCAGACGTGCAACCGCTGGATGTTGCCTATGTTAACGCCCATGCCACCGCTACAGAATTCGGTGATATCGCAGAAGGGCAGGCCATTGAAGCCGTTTTTGGCTCTGCAACACCTGTCAGCAGCTTTAAAGGACATCTCGGGCATACCATGGCGGCCAGCGGTGCGCTGGAAAGCATTTTGTGTATAGAAATGTTGCAGTCCTCCACCTATTTTCCAACTCGCGGATTGCGTAATCCTGATGCCAGATGCGGAAATTTGAATCATATGTATGGGCAGCTGCATAAACCAAGCGGATTGGTAGTAAAAAACAGTTTTGCGCTTGGCGGTTGCAATTGCACTATCATATTTGATAGGTTGAGTGAAAATTCAATCAATGTTGGGAAAGAATGA
- a CDS encoding phosphopantetheine-binding protein has translation MNDNKIRETIDAALSEEFELSPDQLVPTAHIKEDLGLDSLDIVDMVIVLEKAFNFKLQNKESLVKIQTLGDIYAFIEALRDEGTVKAEQ, from the coding sequence ATGAACGATAATAAAATTAGAGAGACGATTGACGCGGCCTTGAGTGAAGAATTTGAATTGTCCCCGGATCAGCTTGTTCCTACAGCGCATATCAAGGAAGACCTCGGGCTTGATAGCCTTGATATCGTGGATATGGTCATCGTGCTGGAAAAGGCCTTCAACTTCAAATTGCAAAACAAAGAGTCCCTGGTAAAAATTCAGACACTAGGGGACATTTATGCATTCATCGAGGCCTTGCGCGATGAAGGAACCGTCAAGGCGGAACAGTAA
- a CDS encoding lysophospholipid acyltransferase family protein encodes MCVVNRWYIWLYGRSTLFFLRPWLPVRIRNAHMAVEYPGSVVVCNHQSFLDIYLLAAQDQANVCLITKSWPFRLLFFFAPTMRSAEYIDAESLPAEQVEALCLERLRDGVTLVIFPEGSRTRTGALGKFRAGAFHVAVKAGRPVLPLLIHNSFQVFPPGAKGFHPATIHMEFLDPVWPQAFAGELLPHRAMMRHVRNLYVKHLTCATGE; translated from the coding sequence ATGTGCGTGGTCAACCGGTGGTACATCTGGCTTTATGGCCGCTCTACGCTGTTTTTTTTGCGGCCCTGGCTGCCGGTGCGTATTCGCAACGCACATATGGCAGTGGAGTATCCGGGGTCGGTTGTTGTGTGCAACCATCAGTCTTTTTTGGATATTTACCTGCTTGCGGCGCAGGATCAGGCCAATGTGTGCCTGATAACCAAAAGCTGGCCCTTCCGGTTGCTTTTTTTCTTTGCACCAACCATGCGCAGCGCGGAATATATTGATGCGGAGAGTCTGCCCGCAGAGCAGGTCGAGGCCTTGTGCCTTGAACGTCTGCGTGATGGGGTTACTCTAGTGATTTTCCCCGAGGGCAGCCGTACCCGCACTGGTGCTCTGGGCAAGTTCAGGGCTGGTGCTTTCCACGTTGCTGTCAAGGCCGGTCGCCCTGTGCTCCCCTTGCTTATTCACAACAGCTTCCAGGTGTTTCCTCCTGGCGCCAAGGGCTTTCATCCTGCTACAATCCACATGGAGTTTCTTGATCCAGTTTGGCCGCAGGCCTTTGCCGGAGAACTTTTACCGCATCGCGCCATGATGCGGCATGTCAGAAACCTTTATGTAAAACATCTAACGTGTGCGACAGGAGAGTAA
- a CDS encoding 3-hydroxyacyl-ACP dehydratase — MNTDSQQPVTAFVPHRAPMLLLSGLESFSSEEARATAAVREDNPFLRPDGKLERVAYAEIMAQCFAAGAGASLLADGGSCAGWGYLAALRDVTVHADAHVGQRLDVLVRVSARLGEIAVVDGEVHAEGQLLATGQFKIFMPEETA; from the coding sequence GTGAATACTGATTCGCAGCAGCCTGTTACGGCCTTTGTGCCGCACCGTGCCCCCATGCTTCTTCTGAGCGGGCTTGAAAGCTTTAGCTCGGAAGAAGCCCGGGCAACGGCGGCAGTGCGCGAGGATAATCCCTTTCTGCGGCCAGACGGCAAGCTCGAGCGCGTGGCCTATGCGGAAATCATGGCCCAGTGTTTTGCCGCCGGGGCCGGGGCCAGTCTGCTTGCAGATGGTGGTAGTTGCGCGGGTTGGGGCTACCTTGCGGCCCTGCGCGATGTGACCGTGCATGCCGATGCGCATGTGGGGCAGCGCCTGGACGTCTTGGTGCGCGTCTCTGCCAGACTTGGCGAAATTGCGGTGGTTGACGGCGAGGTGCATGCCGAGGGGCAACTGTTGGCCACCGGGCAGTTCAAGATATTTATGCCGGAGGAAACGGCCTGA
- a CDS encoding outer membrane lipoprotein carrier protein LolA: MRSSAGLLLLAGFIMAFTVLPTFAVAQEQPLASAEALLDAAAKQSAGIANLSADFVQEKSMAVLARPMTSQGYFCLRRGSHEGDAHGRAASKDDNGFETADSLLWAYTRPLASGFIYKNGKGALWEGSPEATRPANERESTVITAIIRNILDWISIDPAALRATYRLERPQADKPMLLLYPLRQSFFAKLEVTFAEDLKSIRQLTFAERNGDTVRITFKQTRVNEALPAPCAVLEAAGSGGQ, translated from the coding sequence ATGCGTTCATCTGCGGGGCTGTTGCTCTTGGCTGGGTTTATTATGGCTTTTACCGTGCTGCCCACTTTTGCGGTTGCGCAGGAGCAGCCGCTTGCAAGCGCCGAGGCTCTGCTGGATGCTGCCGCAAAGCAAAGCGCTGGCATTGCCAACCTGAGCGCTGATTTTGTGCAGGAGAAATCCATGGCCGTACTGGCCCGTCCCATGACTTCACAAGGTTATTTTTGCCTGCGCCGGGGCAGCCATGAAGGTGATGCCCATGGGCGTGCAGCCAGCAAGGACGACAACGGATTTGAAACCGCCGACAGCCTGCTTTGGGCGTACACCCGTCCTCTTGCATCCGGCTTTATCTACAAGAATGGAAAGGGCGCTCTGTGGGAAGGCTCGCCGGAAGCAACGCGCCCTGCCAATGAGCGGGAATCCACGGTTATTACAGCTATAATCCGGAATATTCTGGACTGGATCAGCATTGACCCTGCGGCTCTGCGCGCCACCTACAGGCTTGAGCGCCCGCAGGCCGACAAACCCATGCTCCTGCTGTACCCCCTCCGACAATCTTTTTTTGCAAAGCTTGAAGTAACCTTTGCCGAAGACCTCAAGAGTATACGCCAGTTGACCTTTGCAGAACGTAACGGCGACACGGTACGCATTACTTTTAAACAAACTCGGGTCAATGAGGCCTTGCCAGCGCCATGCGCCGTGCTTGAGGCAGCGGGGAGCGGTGGTCAGTAG
- a CDS encoding acyl-CoA thioesterase, producing the protein MSLHRASRPRRRNAPEVPSLCVSVQRTVRFEEVDAVRFMWHGRYASWLEDGREAMGRAYGISYLDFRDSGVVVPLKLFHLDFHHPLLYSQTYTIHAELFWNEAAVLDFEYRIEDAAGLVTTTASTTQLMLDLNGNLLMEPPAFYREFCAQWRQGKVVCRQ; encoded by the coding sequence ATGAGCCTGCACCGCGCTTCACGCCCTCGCCGCCGTAACGCGCCGGAGGTGCCTTCTCTTTGCGTCAGCGTCCAGCGCACGGTGCGCTTTGAAGAGGTGGATGCCGTGCGCTTTATGTGGCACGGCCGCTATGCCAGCTGGCTTGAGGATGGCCGGGAGGCCATGGGCCGTGCCTATGGTATCAGCTATCTCGATTTTCGTGATAGTGGTGTTGTGGTGCCGCTCAAGCTTTTTCATCTGGATTTTCACCATCCGCTGCTCTACAGCCAGACATACACCATCCACGCCGAACTGTTCTGGAATGAGGCCGCAGTGCTGGATTTTGAATACCGTATTGAAGACGCGGCAGGCCTTGTGACCACCACAGCCAGCACAACCCAGCTCATGCTTGATCTGAACGGCAACCTGCTCATGGAGCCGCCAGCCTTTTACCGCGAATTTTGCGCCCAGTGGCGTCAGGGCAAGGTCGTATGCCGCCAGTAA
- a CDS encoding DUF2062 domain-containing protein — protein MPPVIAVVIPVYNHREGLRDVVQRALNQCSMIIVVDDGSTDGSADGLEGLPITLVRLPRNGGKGAALLAGAVEAARLGATYMITLDADGQHYPEDIPLFLQAIAQHPGAIIVGCRDFNVPHVPGSSRFGRAFSAFWMRVQTGERVRDMQSGFRAYPLRVLDCLKFTEPGYAFEIEVLVRAAWAGFDVREIDIRVYYPPREERVSHFKALKDNVRISLLNTRLTIRALVPVPFRQHSVDEQGRISLLHPMDSLRRLLADRATPWQLGRSAAVAIAVSTLPLPGLQSILLLLCIGWLRLNRLCALAMIPLTWPPFVPGLGVLLGYRLRNGSWLTEFSVQTLGYEAPKRILDWFAGALVLAPVLGLLAGAVVGALAYLAARGMVSMPQGGGKGSNLAD, from the coding sequence ATGCCGCCAGTAATCGCCGTGGTCATTCCGGTGTACAACCACCGTGAAGGCCTGCGCGATGTGGTGCAGCGGGCCCTGAACCAGTGCAGCATGATCATTGTGGTGGACGACGGCTCCACAGACGGCAGTGCTGATGGTCTGGAAGGCCTGCCCATCACGCTTGTGCGTCTGCCCCGCAACGGCGGCAAGGGCGCGGCCCTGCTGGCTGGCGCGGTAGAGGCCGCACGGCTTGGCGCAACGTACATGATTACGCTGGATGCCGACGGGCAGCACTACCCGGAGGATATCCCCCTTTTTTTGCAGGCCATTGCGCAGCACCCTGGCGCAATTATTGTGGGTTGCCGTGATTTCAACGTACCGCACGTGCCGGGCTCGTCCCGTTTTGGCAGGGCGTTTTCCGCATTCTGGATGCGTGTGCAGACAGGGGAACGGGTGCGCGACATGCAGAGCGGCTTCCGCGCTTATCCCTTGCGCGTGCTGGACTGCCTGAAATTCACGGAGCCGGGCTACGCCTTTGAGATTGAAGTGCTGGTGCGCGCAGCTTGGGCCGGATTTGACGTGCGCGAAATTGACATTCGGGTGTATTATCCGCCGAGGGAAGAGCGCGTTTCTCACTTCAAGGCGCTCAAGGACAATGTGCGCATTTCTCTGCTGAACACGCGGCTGACCATTCGCGCCCTGGTGCCTGTGCCCTTTCGGCAGCACAGCGTGGACGAGCAGGGCCGCATATCCTTGCTGCACCCCATGGATTCCCTGCGCCGCCTGCTTGCAGACAGGGCCACGCCGTGGCAATTGGGGCGTTCCGCTGCTGTTGCCATAGCTGTTTCCACACTGCCTTTGCCGGGCTTGCAGAGCATTCTGCTTTTGCTGTGCATTGGCTGGCTGCGGTTGAACAGACTCTGCGCGCTGGCCATGATCCCGCTCACGTGGCCCCCATTTGTGCCCGGCCTTGGGGTTTTGCTTGGCTACAGACTGCGCAACGGCAGTTGGCTTACTGAATTTTCTGTGCAGACCCTCGGTTATGAAGCTCCCAAGCGCATACTCGACTGGTTTGCGGGCGCGCTTGTTCTTGCCCCTGTGCTGGGGCTGCTTGCAGGGGCCGTAGTGGGTGCGCTGGCCTATCTTGCGGCGCGCGGCATGGTATCCATGCCGCAAGGGGGCGGCAAAGGGAGCAACCTTGCAGACTAA
- a CDS encoding lysophospholipid acyltransferase family protein, which translates to MQTKRPITAVLGSRLQYGFFEVLVRCRMVFAARVVLAFVVLYYAMLPHVRQRCAAYINRRFPRAGALSRFVHAYRLYLNFGQVLLDRMIAGVTGRFPFCETDQQVRQRFAEAGANPYGCIVLTAHIGAWQVGIAGLEQFDRPVNVVQLHNPEDQGKHYFQHGKGRPFKIIDSADPVGSMVEAAAALRRGEVVCLMGDRLHGTRQAGQGVEVMFMGGSIRIPASAYALASITGAELLMLFTVREKGVTRVFMAERLAVPAGLPRRDVSVFQPYAQQFAAALETVVERHPYQFFNFYDMWSQ; encoded by the coding sequence TTGCAGACTAAACGCCCCATAACCGCCGTACTTGGCTCCCGGCTGCAATACGGTTTTTTTGAGGTTCTCGTGCGCTGCCGGATGGTCTTTGCAGCGCGAGTGGTATTGGCCTTTGTTGTCTTGTATTATGCCATGCTGCCCCATGTGCGCCAGCGCTGTGCGGCCTATATTAACCGCCGCTTTCCCCGTGCCGGAGCCTTGAGCAGGTTTGTGCATGCCTACCGCCTGTATCTGAATTTTGGGCAGGTATTGCTGGACAGGATGATTGCCGGAGTGACCGGTCGGTTTCCTTTTTGCGAAACAGACCAGCAGGTGCGGCAGCGATTTGCCGAGGCAGGGGCCAACCCGTATGGCTGCATTGTGCTGACGGCCCATATTGGCGCATGGCAGGTGGGCATCGCGGGGCTGGAGCAGTTTGACCGCCCGGTGAATGTGGTGCAGTTGCACAATCCCGAGGATCAGGGCAAACACTACTTCCAGCATGGTAAGGGCAGGCCGTTCAAGATTATTGATTCGGCGGACCCTGTGGGTTCAATGGTAGAAGCCGCCGCAGCGCTGCGGCGTGGTGAAGTTGTCTGTCTTATGGGCGACAGGCTGCACGGCACACGTCAGGCCGGGCAGGGCGTTGAGGTCATGTTTATGGGGGGGAGCATCCGCATCCCTGCCAGCGCCTACGCGCTTGCCTCCATCACGGGGGCGGAACTGCTCATGCTTTTCACGGTGCGTGAAAAAGGCGTCACCAGAGTTTTTATGGCTGAGCGGCTGGCGGTGCCTGCTGGTTTGCCGCGCCGCGATGTTTCTGTTTTTCAGCCGTATGCGCAGCAGTTTGCCGCAGCTCTGGAGACTGTTGTGGAACGGCACCCGTACCAGTTCTTTAATTTTTACGATATGTGGTCGCAATGA
- a CDS encoding phosphopantetheine-binding protein: MTKNEMESALKVAIIDGLRLEDVTVEDIDSSAPLFGDSGLMLDSLDAVELVVVVEKHFGVAIADAEEARKAFTSVSGLADFICARKAQA, translated from the coding sequence ATGACAAAAAATGAAATGGAATCCGCCCTGAAAGTGGCGATTATTGATGGCCTGCGCCTCGAAGACGTTACCGTGGAAGACATTGATTCCTCGGCCCCGCTATTTGGAGATTCCGGCCTGATGCTGGATTCGCTGGACGCGGTGGAGCTTGTGGTCGTGGTTGAAAAGCATTTTGGCGTAGCCATTGCTGATGCGGAGGAAGCCCGCAAGGCCTTTACCTCAGTGAGCGGCCTCGCAGACTTTATCTGCGCCCGTAAAGCGCAGGCGTGA
- a CDS encoding beta-ketoacyl-[acyl-carrier-protein] synthase family protein translates to MLHGSGVVVTGMACLCAAGDSPSAVLDGLQNGQGGLVASSVLDSRALPYPFFGLAEKHFPGGRKHSAQDTLTLARAVCHSALAESALPQHLLLEAGIVLGTTAGSASHFLESYAASRGTTPEQVAESASSVCSCAQGADRDDYFSANLALEMDVEAHGPRLTVTDACTSGADAIGLAMDLITTGQCQCVLCGGADALSLVPHTGFARLMIYSDQPCRPFDRDRKGLNLGEGAAALVLESAEHARARNAAVLGHVLGYGNASDAHHFTAPHPEGRGLAFAIGSALEQAGLTAADMAFVNAHGTSTRENDKVEGRLLRTLLPGVPIWASKGGTGHTLGAAGALEAVLTLAALRNGTVPASPEFFNIDPEIGFAPTQSALAASSPFALSTSLGFGGGNAALVLGRVKP, encoded by the coding sequence ATGCTGCACGGTTCAGGCGTTGTTGTAACAGGCATGGCCTGCCTGTGCGCGGCGGGTGACAGCCCGTCTGCGGTTCTGGATGGTCTGCAAAACGGGCAGGGCGGGCTAGTTGCGTCTAGTGTGCTGGACAGCCGGGCCTTGCCATATCCGTTTTTCGGGCTTGCTGAAAAGCATTTTCCCGGCGGGCGCAAGCATTCCGCGCAGGATACCCTCACGCTCGCAAGGGCCGTGTGCCATAGCGCGCTGGCCGAGTCAGCGCTGCCCCAGCATCTGTTGCTTGAGGCGGGCATTGTGCTTGGCACAACCGCCGGGAGCGCATCGCATTTTCTGGAGTCTTACGCCGCCAGCCGTGGAACCACGCCAGAGCAGGTTGCGGAATCAGCATCATCTGTATGCTCCTGCGCACAGGGGGCTGACCGTGACGACTACTTTAGCGCCAATCTTGCGCTGGAGATGGACGTTGAGGCCCACGGGCCGCGCCTGACCGTTACCGACGCCTGCACATCGGGTGCGGACGCCATTGGTCTGGCGATGGATCTCATCACCACAGGCCAGTGCCAGTGCGTGCTCTGCGGCGGTGCCGATGCCCTGAGCCTCGTGCCGCATACGGGCTTTGCGCGGTTGATGATATATTCCGACCAGCCATGCCGCCCCTTTGATCGCGACCGCAAAGGCCTGAATCTTGGCGAAGGCGCAGCCGCGCTTGTTCTGGAAAGCGCCGAGCATGCCCGCGCGCGCAATGCCGCAGTGCTCGGGCATGTGCTGGGCTACGGCAATGCCTCTGACGCGCACCATTTTACCGCGCCGCATCCTGAAGGGCGGGGGCTGGCATTCGCCATAGGCTCGGCCTTGGAACAGGCAGGCCTTACAGCGGCAGATATGGCCTTTGTGAACGCGCATGGCACGTCTACGCGCGAGAACGACAAGGTTGAAGGACGGCTTTTGCGCACCCTGCTGCCGGGGGTGCCCATATGGGCCAGCAAGGGCGGCACAGGGCACACCCTCGGGGCCGCTGGCGCGCTGGAAGCCGTGCTGACGCTCGCGGCCCTGCGCAACGGCACGGTTCCTGCCTCGCCGGAGTTTTTCAATATTGACCCTGAAATAGGTTTTGCGCCCACGCAGAGCGCCCTTGCGGCATCTTCTCCATTTGCGCTTTCAACCTCTCTGGGGTTTGGCGGCGGCAATGCCGCTCTGGTTCTGGGGAGGGTGAAGCCATGA
- a CDS encoding beta-ketoacyl synthase chain length factor, producing MSSAALSVAGTGLVHSIGGKDALAAIQQGQTPAISAPDISSLAALLPGVSLRRIPRYARMALLACVQALDAAGWRQKEVLHRTALVFGTAYSSSQMSMDFMDSILDNGPHLSSPTAFSHAVNNMGAGLLSLLLGIEGPCFTISQFELSFAGAMSTAAALLGAGRAERVLLCAVDETDSRFSRCCPEYLSSKHPQTEGAVALCLGRQAAGAPSLRVRWGQEPEADGPVFASGAASGPGWVNHEHLYGHGPLAQALDVMLALNMPQTARAEAVNCVCAAAASGRQALIEVRGA from the coding sequence ATGAGCAGTGCAGCGCTTTCTGTGGCGGGAACCGGGCTTGTGCACAGCATCGGCGGCAAGGATGCCCTTGCAGCCATACAGCAAGGGCAAACGCCTGCCATATCTGCCCCCGATATTTCTTCACTCGCGGCATTGTTGCCGGGTGTGTCGCTGCGCCGCATTCCCCGGTATGCGCGTATGGCGCTTCTGGCATGCGTGCAGGCTCTGGATGCGGCGGGCTGGCGGCAAAAAGAAGTCCTGCACCGTACAGCTCTTGTTTTTGGCACGGCCTACAGCAGCTCGCAAATGAGTATGGATTTCATGGATTCCATTCTGGATAACGGGCCGCATCTTTCTTCGCCAACGGCCTTTTCGCATGCCGTCAACAATATGGGCGCGGGCCTGCTCAGCCTGCTGCTTGGCATTGAGGGGCCGTGCTTTACCATCTCGCAGTTTGAGCTTTCTTTCGCCGGTGCCATGAGCACGGCGGCAGCTCTGCTGGGCGCGGGCCGGGCCGAGAGGGTGCTGCTGTGCGCGGTGGACGAAACCGACAGCCGTTTTTCCCGCTGCTGCCCAGAATATTTAAGCAGCAAGCACCCCCAGACGGAAGGGGCCGTTGCTCTGTGTTTGGGCAGGCAAGCTGCCGGTGCGCCCTCGCTGCGAGTGCGGTGGGGGCAAGAGCCGGAGGCGGACGGCCCTGTCTTTGCTTCGGGTGCCGCATCCGGGCCGGGCTGGGTAAATCATGAACATCTGTATGGTCATGGGCCGCTGGCGCAGGCACTAGATGTTATGCTGGCCCTGAACATGCCGCAGACGGCCAGGGCCGAAGCTGTTAACTGCGTCTGCGCTGCTGCTGCAAGCGGCAGACAGGCATTAATCGAAGTGCGGGGTGCGTGA